The region CTCAGCGACGCTCCGGCAGCACGCGAGGCAGACGCCAGAACTCGGGGAGCACCAGCACGGCCACCGCGGCGAGCGCCGCCCAGACCGGATGGACCACGGCGGGGCCGCCGACCGCCAGCCACACGCCGACGAGCAGCACAGCCCGCACCACGAAGCCGCCAGTCCAGACCTTCGGGGCGGGCGTCCCCGGCGGCGTCCACTCCACCCGGGCGGCCCAGCCGCGCCAGAGCACACCGTTGCCCCACAGGGCGACCACACCGACCACGACGGCGACTATCGGGCCGAGCGCGGGATGCGGCGCGGTTCCGAGCGCGAGCAGGTCGACCACCGAGGACAGGGCCGCGGGGACGGCCGGCGAGACGAGAAGTGCGAGGGCAAGGACGAGTGCGAGGATGCGCCCGACCCCGAGCTGCCGCACGCTGCGCGCGTGGGCGGCACCCCGGGCGGGCGCACCCGGGTCGGCGAGGGCGATCCCGGTGAGCAGCCGCACGAGCGGATCGATCACCTGCGCCGTGTTGCGCGCGTAGGCCTGGTGCTCGGTGAACGGGTTGGCGGTGTTGTGCACCGGGTGTTCTTCCGGACCGGTGGCGTCGCTGGCGGGGCCGCCGTAGACCTCGCGCCAGCGCAGCTCCCTGGCCCGCATGCTGGTGGAGACGGTACCTGCCGTGAACGGGTCCCAGATCGCCCAGAGGTTGAGCCAGCGGGGCCGGCGCTCCAGGCGAGACCACTCCTCGACCGGGCTGAACCGGGACGCGGCGCCACCCGGCCCCCGTTCGGCACGCGGCACCCCGGCAACGGCGGCCCGCACGCCGGCGAGTCGTCCTGTGGTCCATCGCGGTGCGCCGAGCAGGGCCAACGTGCCGCCCACGGTCACGAACGCGTCGACCGGCACGCGCACCTCGCCCGTTGCGGGGTCGAACAGGGTCTGCGCCGCGATTGTCGCACCCTGCGAGTGGGCGAGCAGGACGACCTGCGTGGCGTCGACCTCTTCCCCCTCCGCCCGGGCGAGCAGCGCGGCCCGCACGCTCGCGGAACGCACACCGTCGCGCACGACCGCCCGCATCGCCGCGGCGCGCACGGGCCGCCTGGTCCACACCGCCACGTCACCGACGAACTCCGCGAGCCCGCTCGTGACGCCGCGGACGAGCCATGACACCCCGGGCACCAGCAGGAGCAGGCCGACGAGCGGGAACAGCAGGGTGAGCAGCAGGCCCGTCCCGGCCAGTACCAGCCAGAAAGCAGCCACGACCGGTGCGCTCACCACACGCCACCACGGGTTCACCCAGATGATGCGGGTGAAGTGCGAGCCCAGCCGGAGAAGCGCGCGCCACGCGAACGGACCACCCCAGGCGAACACCTCGCCGGGTTGCAACGGGAGGAACGACTCGGCCCAGCGCGCCTCCGTCACCACGAGCACCACCTCGTGTTGCGCTCCGTCGTCACCTCGGAACCGCACCCGGGCGTTCACTTCGTCGGGCGCGTCCCCGGCGAGCGCCACGCGTTCGAACGCCACCCCGTCGCCGCCCGATCCCCGGGACACCCAGTCGAGCCGCCGCAACAGGGGTTCGGCCCACTGGAGCAGGGTCTCACTGCGACGCTGGCTGCCCATCCCGTGCACGACGACGAGGGCGACGACACGTTTGTGCGCGGGGCTCATGGTGCACACGCTACGCCCCGGCGCGCCGTCGGATGATCTACGCGCTCCCGTGTTCGCACTCCCGTTCCTGCACGCGCATGGCGGGCGACCGGTACCCGGTCGGGCTCCGCACGCCGCCGAGCCAGGCGGTCAGGCGCGACGCCTGATCGTCGATCGACTCCCGCACCGCGGGCGTCACCGGTTCGAGGAAGCGCACACGCACGACCGCGCCCGCGTCCTGTATCCAGCTGCCCACTACCCGTCCGTCCGACCAGACGGTGTTACCCGCGTTGCCCCGGCTGTCGAACAGCTGTGCTCCGTGTGGGCCGAGGTAGAAGGCGCGGTCCTTCCATCCCATCACCGTCGGGTCGAGGGGCGGCAGGAGCGCGGTCCACGGTGCGTTCCCCGCCCCGCGGTCGAGGTCATCGGTGTCAAGGTCGTCGGGCAGGACCCACCCACGCAGAGCACCGTCGAGCGAGACCTCCACCGCGCCGAGCTGCCGGATGGCGAGCCGAACGGCCCCCTTGGTCGCACCCAGCCACCAGACGATGTCGTCCTCGGTTCCCGGTCCGAACGCACGCAGCCACCGGCGCACGAGTTCGCGGTAGCCGTCTGCCGCCTCCATCCGCTCGACGGGAGCACCGAGCCAGCGGTCGGGCAGGGTCCACAGCGGCCGCGCCGTCGGGAAGCCGCCGGTAGACGGGCCGCGAACGATCACGCCTTCGGCTCCGAGCAGCGTGAGCACCTGCGGGGCAGACCAGGTCTCCCCCGCCGTCGTCGCGACGGTGACGTCGATGAGCGGCACGGCCCGGCGCAGTTCCGCGGCGGAGAGGGCGTCGGGACCCGCGGAGAGTGCCGCCGTCACTCCCGCCCGCGCGCGGTCGAGCCAGTCCCCGCCGCTCGAGGCGAGGCCCGCCCGCTCGAGGTCGCGGGCCATCCGAGAGTGTTCGGATGTCGCGACGCGCACCGCCGCGCTGCCGAGCACGGCGGGCAGCAGCTCCCGCGGGAAGGCGAACA is a window of Conyzicola nivalis DNA encoding:
- a CDS encoding winged helix DNA-binding domain-containing protein yields the protein MRHITDDERRARIATRHALAAESPARTPVDAATSVVALHATDAPSVYLSVWARSPGVTVAEIDAALYTDRTLVKQLAMRRTLFAFPRELLPAVLGSAAVRVATSEHSRMARDLERAGLASSGGDWLDRARAGVTAALSAGPDALSAAELRRAVPLIDVTVATTAGETWSAPQVLTLLGAEGVIVRGPSTGGFPTARPLWTLPDRWLGAPVERMEAADGYRELVRRWLRAFGPGTEDDIVWWLGATKGAVRLAIRQLGAVEVSLDGALRGWVLPDDLDTDDLDRGAGNAPWTALLPPLDPTVMGWKDRAFYLGPHGAQLFDSRGNAGNTVWSDGRVVGSWIQDAGAVVRVRFLEPVTPAVRESIDDQASRLTAWLGGVRSPTGYRSPAMRVQERECEHGSA